The sequence ATCAGAAAACTCATAATTCATCTCGCCAATGGCCTTGCCTTTGTACTCAATCATCAAAACTCTGTGAAGATCAGTGTAATTTTTGATCTGCCCTTTGATTCTCTCTTCATTAGTGTTCACACCATTGGGGAAGCCTGCGTGAGCCATGACAGAGCCGTCATTCCACCAAGATGCGAGCTGAGCAGCGTCAGCCTCTACAGCGTTTCTAATTAAAATGTCTTTATAAATTATCTTCATAAGTAAGCTTACTCCTTGATTTATAGATTCTTCTTGTAATATATAAATAATACCACGAAAATGGCTAAAAGTAAAGAAAAAGTGACTTAGAACTAACTAAGTCACCTGTGATTATGGCTTTGAATGTCCGATTTTTGTTTTCAATGTCCGATTTTGATTTTCTATTTCAGAATATTTCCATTATGGAACTTTTTCTAAATATATCCTAAATAATTGTATCCAAACTGTCTTTATTCAATAAAAAATCAAATAAATTTATAGTTACTATACCATTGTCGTCTAAAAACGCTTTTACTCTGTCTTTAATTATAATTATCTTTTTGAATGAATCATCTATATTTAATAAAGATTTCTTCTCCTGCTCTGCTTTGTCTAACGATTGAAGTGAATACGCTGACTGAATGTAGTACCTCTTAGTACCAAGATTGGCAATAAAGTCGACCTCTCTTTGCTTCTTTATGTCCTTATCGTTTTTGTCCTTCTCTCTAGTCATGACCATGCCGACATCGACCATGTAGCCGCGATGCCTAAGCTCGTTATATATAATGTTCTCCATCAGATGCGTTGGCTCAATCTGCCTAAAGTTTAGCCTTGCATTTCTAAGCCCAAGGTCTTCAAAATAGATTTTATAAGGCGTTCCTATATATTTTCTGCCCTTCACATCATATCTATAAACTTTTTTTAAAATGAATGAGTCTTCAAAGTATTCAATAAACTTGTCAATGGTATTCGCGCTAATTTTTGATTTTAGTGATGATGAAAATGTAGCCTCTATCTTCGATGGATTTGTTAAACTTGACATACCTGATGCCAATACATTTAAAAGATCTGCTAATTCACTATCTAAGCGAATGTCGTACCTATTAACGATGTCTCTTAAATATACATTGTCTAGCTGAGTCTTTAAATAATTCATCTTGTCTTCGTCACTATTCATAGAGCAAAGTGCTGGCAAGCCGCCAAAAACTTGATACTCAGCGAAAGCATCTTCCTTGTCTAGGCTAGTCGTTTGCATATACTCCGAAAAGCTTAGCGGCATAACATGTATCTCGTCTCCACGGCCCGCAAACTCAGTTATTATGTCCTTCGATAAAAACTTTGAGTTGCTTCCAGTAACATACACATCAAAGTTATCTTGATGCAAAAAGCCATTCAAAACTTGCTCAAACGATGCGAGTAGCTGCACTTCATCTAAAAGTATATAGTACTTGTCCTTAGTTTTGCTCTTGTCCTTGATGTACTCTAAAAACTTCTTCGGATCAACAAGCCTCTCCCCACTCAAAATATCTAAGTCCATAAGATCTTCACCAATCTTAAGTAGGTCATCACCCGAATCAAAGGCGAATTTAATTATATGTTCTTCATCTATACCGCTTTCAATTAAATAATTGTAGAAGATGGTATTTAGTAAATATGACTTACCGCATCTTCTTATACCAGTAATAACCTTAATAAAGCCGTTATTCATTTTGCGAATTAATTTATCTAGATAAAAATCACGTTTAATTTCCATTCTTTCACCGCCATTCTATTTCAGAAAAATTCCATTATGGAACTTTTTCTAAATAGATTATATCATATTTTATGAAAATAAGCAATTTCTATTTCAGAATATTTCCATTATGGAACTTTTTCTAAATAGGATTTATTTACTTATTTAATTTTTCTTCAATGAAAGCCCTCAATTGTAAAGAAAAAGTGACCTAGCTTACTAAGTCACTTCTTATCCGTTATTTACTTTACTTTCTTGCGCAGTTTTGATGCGATGAAGAAGACAAACATTCCTAGTACTGCTGCGAGTATGATTGCTCCACCCGGTTTCACGTCGTAGTAGAAACTTGCTGTGATACCACTTAGCATATACACAAGGCCTAAGAGTATGGTAATTATCAGCGTCTTCTTGTATGAGCGTGCTAGTATCAGTGTTGTTGCAACTGGAAGTACTACTAGCGATGTCAGCATTAGTGCGCCTACTAATTTCACCGCCATAGCTATGGTGATGGCGCTTAGTAGTGTGAAAGCTGCGTTTACTAATTTTACTTTTACTCCCGATAGTCTCGCTGTGTTTGGATCTATGGCGATGGCAAGTAGTCCTGCATACTCTTTGATACTTGCAAATACTACAAAGACAAAGACTACAAGTGAATTAATCACGTCCTGCATAGATACTGAAGCGATACTACCAAATAGGTAGGAGTCAAATGAAGTTCCGCCTGGTGCGAAGTCCGAAAGTATCGAAGCTACGCCAAGGCCTATACTCATGATGATGGCTGTTGCCATGTCGCCATATTGAGGAAATTTATGACGAATGATCTCGATTAGAAAGGCTGCAACTATGCAGATCCCTAGCATACCGATTAGTGGGTCAAATCCTAGTATAAGTCCCATACCAACTCCTGCTAGTGCTGAGTGCGATAGTGCGTCACCTATCATCGAAGTTTTTCTGTTTACCATAACCACGCCGATGGCTGGTACCATGATTGAAAGGAAGAAGGCTACTACGAGTGCCTTTCTCATAAATGCGTACTCTAGCATGTCTTCGCCTCCTTGTTCATTTCTAATTTATAAAGACCAGTGTCCTTTATCTCGTAAGTTGCGTCTAGTTTTGCATACTTCATAAGCTCGTCAAGGTCGTGCGTAACTAAAACTATGCTTGTGCCTTTGTCGTCATTTAAAGTCTGTATTGTTTTTAAGAAGGAAATTCGACTTTCTTCGTCGACGCCAGCTGTTGGCTCATCAAGTATTAGAAGTTTTGGATTGTTAAGCATGGCTCTGGCTATCATAGTTCTTTGCTGAAGTCCTCCAGATAGCTCGTTAACCGGTTTGTTCTTGTACTCTATAAGTCCCAAGTACTCCAAAATCTCATCCACCTTTTGGTAGTGCTTCTTGCGTGGGAACTTAAAGAATCCAAAGTCCTCGTACAGATTCAAAACCACCATCTCTCTAACGGTGATAGGGAAGCTAACCTTGCTAACAACACTCATTTGTGGCACGTAGCCAATGTCCTTGTAGCTTTTGTAAGACGCTATATTTTTATCTAAGACTTCTACCGTGCCCTTTTGTGGTTTTAGTTCGCCCAGTAAGTTCTTGATGAAGGTTGATTTGCCGCTGCCGTTCGCTCCAACGATGGCGATGAATTCACCCATCTCAAGCTCCAAATTTATACCAGATAGAACTTTGTGATCAAGGTATGAAAAGTCCAAATTTTTTATACTAATTGCTTTCATTTTGTTTCTTCATCTCCTCATATAGATTCGTAAGGTTCATCTTCATCAAGTCGATGTAGCTCATCTCGTCAATAGTTTGACCAGGTATTATAAACTCCATACTTGCTAGTGGGCTTATATCCGAGCCAGCTATCTCCTCAGATATAACCTTGGCGATGGCTGTTGGCGCACCGTACTCGTAGAATATCGTCTTGATATGTCCTTTCTTTGCATAGTCTATGGCCCTGACCATGCTTCTAATGCTCGGTTCACTCATAGATGTTAGGCCTTGAAGTGGGTACTGCGTAAGCTTAAAGTCCCTCGCAATGTAGGCAAAGGCGTAGTGCATAACGATGAACTCCCTCTTATCAAGCTCTTGGAACTTGTCGCGAAACTCAGTTTGCATAAGAGTAAGAGTGTCAACAGCGTTAAACCTTCTCATATCTATCATCGCGGCCTTATTAGGAACGAGCTTCGTTATCTCACGCGCGATGGTATTTAGATAAGTCTTCGCATTGTTGATAGATAGCCACGAGTGCGGGTCGTAAGTTACCTTGTCAACCTTTTGCGAGCTGCCCCTTAAGAGCTCCTCACCCTTCATAGGATTGTCATGCATATCGACAAACTCGAAAGAAAGTATATCCTCAGGAAGCCTGTCAGTGTAGACTATCCACTTACCGACTTCAGGCAGTACATAGTTTAGCTCGCCAGACTCGTGACGCATCTTTATCCTATAAACCTTGCCGTCCTCAACATCAAGCTGCGTCTCTTGGCGAACGATGTCACCTTCCACGTTCATGATCTTGCGGCCCTCCTTGATGAGCTCATCCTCGCTCATAGTGCCGTCATCCCTCTTAAACGCTATACGCAAGAAGTCTTCGTGAGTGTGGCCAAAGAGCATATTGTTCCTTTTTTCCTTGTAATCAAATCTTGTCATCAGCTGAAAATCGCCGATGGCTGCAGCGCCCGTGTATGAGATTAGGTCAACATTGTCAGATAAAGTTAAAACCTTTAATTTTGGAAGATTCTCCTTAATCTTGTCAACCCACCTCTCCATATTCGCGCCGTTAACAATCAAAAGATCAGCCTTAGCTAGCCTTTTTATATCCTTAGCCGATGGTTCCCACTCGTGCACAGTAGCAGAAGTAGGCATAAAGCTCTTCACAACTACATCGTCTGCGGCAACCATCTTCGTAAGCTTGTATATAGGGAAAAAAGAGGTATAAACAACAGGTTTACCCCCAGTCATACCTCTTTCTTCTATAGCATTATCACATGAAAAAAATGTTATTGATACAAGGAGTAAACATAGGAATATTAATTTTCTCCTCATATTAACTAAATTACTCAGTTAATTCTTCAGCAATGTCTTGGCTGTCTACAGATGTTCTGATGTATGTTGGGAACCACTTGCTGTCTTGGTCCTTAATATCATCTAAGTTATCAGTATATCTTGTGTGATAGTGAGCTAAGTGCTCTTCGCCATGGATTTGCATTAAAGCCATGTACTTCTTAACATCTTTAGAATCAGTTTCAAATACGAACCAGTTAAGAGTCTTGTTTCCGTGAGGAACTTGGATAGTGTCAACTAATTTGTACTCAGCCTTAGCAATCTCCTTGCCTTCACCAATCTTGCCATCATAGAAAGTGATAGTGTTACCTTCAATGTGTAGACCCTTGTAGTCAGTTGCTCTTCTTTCTTCGATACCCTTGATGTAGTCATCAGCTGACATGTTTTCTTCCTTAGCCTTCTTTTCGATAGCTTCCTTTACAACAGGATCATCATAGAAAGCGTTGATAGAGTTCCAGTCACCAGCCCACATCTCTAAAGTAACTTCTTCAGAAGGAGCCTCAGTCTTTTCCTCAGACTTATCTTCAGCCTTTTCTTCAGTCTTGTCGTTAGTTTCAGCAGCTGCTTCAGTCTTAGGTTCTTCCTTAGCAGGCTCTTCGTTCTTCTTGCAAGCAAACATCATAGATGAAACTAGAGTAAGAGCTAGAGCTAGCGTTAAAAATCTTTTTGCGTTTTTCATTAAAAAAACCTCCTAATAAATTTCTTTTAGTGATTCGCACCCTTCTCTTAGAGGCGCCAACCATTAGCTATGTTAGCACAGCCTTATACATATGTCAATAGCCTCTAGAGCACTAAATGCATACCTTTGAAGCGATTTTGATATAAGAGAGCATTTATATTAACCCAAGTTAATATTTTCTAATTGAGTGATGCTCAGAAGGGTTAGCACCCACTAATACATCTACATACTTGCATATATAGAGCAAATTTCATCATTTATCACGAATAGACATATTGGAAAACTTTTGAAAATTTTGCTTAGTATAAAAAAGTTTATATTAGTACTTGCACAAAAAAGAAGAAGGCATCGCTACCTTCTTCTTAAGTGATTTATTTTGTTTTGCCAAAAAATCCATACAAAGCGATTGAATCATCGCTATTTTAATTTCGCTGGAAAAATGAAGAACCTCGTCTTTAGGCGAGAACCTTTGCACTACGATTGATTGCGCGAAGTGGACCGACGAAGCAAGCGGAATGTACTAAACGTACATGAGCATTGCTAAGGAAGGAACAAGCGCAAGGGCGAATTTTAGCGCGAAATTTTTATTATGACAAGTTCTGGTCGATTGAATATTCGTGGTACACGTGTTGACTCACGTGCCAAACCCCTACTCACTATCATCTCAGTACCATGGTCAAAGCTATATAAACCGCCAGCATATTTCGGGAAGAAGCCCTCGTCCGGCGCGAAAGTGCCATTTAAAATGCCGGGTATGCGCCACTGACCACCATGTGCATGGCCAGTAAGTATGAGGTCAAAGCCATAATCAAGGTAGATGTTCACAAAGGAAGGACGATGCGCAAGAAGTATGCTAAACTCATCAGCGTGCCTTGCATCACGAGTCTTATCAAGCTCCGCACGCATGCCGATGCCACGTCCAGTGTAGCGCGCCTGGTCAGGATCGTTCACGCCGCTAAGAGTGATCTCGTTAGAATTTTGACTCACGCGCACGCACTTGCCGCCGATGTCCTTAATGCCATGCTCATCAAGCCAAGCAAGCATCTCATCTGAACGCATGCTCCAGTACTCGTGGTTGCCAGTAACGTAGTAGCACGGGTAGTCCTTTGCAATGGCTGTAAGGAAGACTTTCGTGTTCTCATCAGGTATCTCGTCGTCAAAGATGTCACCGCCCAGTAGAACGATGTCAGGCTTTTCTCTGTTCACCGCATCAATCAACGTTTTTTGCCCTGCGCCGTACCTACATGAGTGAAGATCCGTGATGAGCGCTATACGCATGGGCTTATTTATTTTATCCGAAGTAATAGTGTAGTGAACAGTTTTTAGACGCACATCAAAAGCTAGTAGCGCAAGGACTATTAGCAAGACGAGGATGATGTACTTAATGTGTTTTTTCTGTATTTTCATTTATTGCTCCTTAAATCTACTTAAAAACGGAGAGTATCAGCCCTCCGTTATGATTATTATATTAAATCTTGCAAAGCTTGTCAAGATATATAGTTCATTAAAACAATGTCAAGAGATAGCCATCCACTGCTGCGACGACTATATACATAGGAATCGCTCTTAGAAATGCTTGGATGTGCTTTTTGGGACTTAGGTACAAGGCTTTCTCTGGGACTTTCGTTAGTCTTATACGACTTGCATTTCTCCACCAAAGTAGGTCTATGACTAATAGGTCGAAGACATTTAGCGCTTGGCCTAGTATGAGTAAGTTTATAAAGTTTTGCATAAAATCTTTTGTGTGCATAAAGAATCCGAAAATTATGAATAATACTAAAAACACCACAAGGTTTGCAAGCCATGTGCGCACCATATTAGCTTCGTGGAACTTACCCTTATACTCTTCTACTTCTCTTATGCGTCTTTGTACTTCGTCTGGGTAGGAGGCGTAGCTCCTTAGGTTCTTCTCATCTGTGCCTGTTCCGAGGTAGCATAGGGCGAAGAAAAGCGCACATAAAATGATTATCTCTATAATTAACATGGTATCACTCCTTTTACTTTATTATATCACATTAGCTATGGCTAATAAATATTTTTAATAATTTCAAAGACATTTGCAAAATAAAAGCACCTATGATTATAGATGCTTTGTGTAAATATTACTTCTTCTTTAGCTCTTCGATGTTTTTATTAAGCCTGTTAAGCTCTTTAATAATAATCCAGTTTTGATCAACTAGTCCTTGTATGCCACTAAATCTAGTTACCTTATATGTCTTATACATATCCTCTATCTCTTCTTCGTCAAAGTCTTCAAGCTTATATCGCTCGATAAACTTTTGCTTATCCTCTCTTTGCCTTTCTTCTTTTGCTCTTTTATCTGAAAATAGTCCCATAATATCACTCCTATTAATTATATTATACCACAAAACAATTTACATATAGAAAAGATAGGCCCATAACACCTATCTTTTTATTCTAATTTATTAGCTTCCACGACTCTGCCTTAGCTTTTGCATTGATCAGATCTGAGTAAAGTCCATCATTCTTAATCAGTTCTTCATGATTTCCACGTTCTACTATTTCTCCATCTTTTAAGACTAAAATCTGGTCAGCATTTCTAATTGTCTTTAGTCTATGGGCAATCATTATTACCGTCTTATTTTTTGTTAATGATTCTATTGCTTCTTTAAGTTTATCTTCATTTTCTGGATCTATATTTGCTGTTGCTTCATCAAAGATAATTATATCTGCATCTTTTAGCATGGCTCTTGCTATGGAGATTCTTTGTTTTTCTCCGCCTGATAGACTTGCTCCACCTTCTCCGATAATAGTGTTATATCCTTCTGGTAAAGCTTCTATAAATTCATGACATCTTGCTTTTTTTGCAGCCTCAACCACCTCATCGTGACTTGCATCTTGTTTTCCAAATTTTATATTGTTTTCAATTGTATCTTCAAATAGATATACATCTTGAAATACCATGGAAATAGAATTCATAAGATTTTCTATCTTATAATCCTTAATATTTTTTCCACCTATTAAAATTTCGCCAGATTTTACATCCCAAAATCTCGCAATAAGATTACAAAATGTTGTCTTACCAGATCCAGATGGTCCAACAATAGCAGTCATAGTATTTTCTTTTATCTCTGCTGATACATTTTTTAAAATTGGTCTATCATCATAGGAAAATGATACATTTTTAAAGACTATGTTGTGATTTTTTATTGGCTCTGTAATACTTCCTTCTTTCATATCTTCCATATCATTTACATAGGAATAAGAATCTATTGCATTCTCAACCATTCTTAGCATTGCCATAGCAGAGCCAGACGTTATAAGCCCATCAAATATTACAAAACTTGCTATAAGTATCATAATAGTATTGACTATTTGACTGTTTTCAACAAAATACAATTTTATTGATATAAATAACATCAAACAAATTGTTATAGCTATTATGATTTTAGCTAATAAACTATATGGCATTATAGTTTTTTCTAAATCAAAAGAATATTTACTTGCACCATCAAAGCTTTTGTCAAGTTTTTTATTGTTACTTCCCCTTAGATTGTATGATTTTATAATTTGCATTCCTTGCAATGTTGATAAGACTTCTTTGGTAAGTGATACCTGAATCTCATGAATCTTATCTGCATTTTTACTGGACTTTTTTTGCATAAGAGCAACAATCAATAAAAATACAATAGACCCAACTATTGCTGCAATACCAACCTTATAAGAAAACAAAAATAAGGATAAGATAAAAACAATAGCATTAAGCATACCACCGAAAACCATAATATACAAAGTTGGAACCCAAGTCTCTATATTATCTAAGTTAGTAGTTGCAATAGTTGTTAAATTTCCAAGGCTTAAACTTGAGAAAAATC comes from Fenollaria sporofastidiosus and encodes:
- a CDS encoding ZinT/AdcA family metal-binding protein, coding for MKNAKRFLTLALALTLVSSMMFACKKNEEPAKEEPKTEAAAETNDKTEEKAEDKSEEKTEAPSEEVTLEMWAGDWNSINAFYDDPVVKEAIEKKAKEENMSADDYIKGIEERRATDYKGLHIEGNTITFYDGKIGEGKEIAKAEYKLVDTIQVPHGNKTLNWFVFETDSKDVKKYMALMQIHGEEHLAHYHTRYTDNLDDIKDQDSKWFPTYIRTSVDSQDIAEELTE
- a CDS encoding metal ABC transporter permease, with protein sequence MLEYAFMRKALVVAFFLSIMVPAIGVVMVNRKTSMIGDALSHSALAGVGMGLILGFDPLIGMLGICIVAAFLIEIIRHKFPQYGDMATAIIMSIGLGVASILSDFAPGGTSFDSYLFGSIASVSMQDVINSLVVFVFVVFASIKEYAGLLAIAIDPNTARLSGVKVKLVNAAFTLLSAITIAMAVKLVGALMLTSLVVLPVATTLILARSYKKTLIITILLGLVYMLSGITASFYYDVKPGGAIILAAVLGMFVFFIASKLRKKVK
- a CDS encoding metallophosphoesterase, coding for MKIQKKHIKYIILVLLIVLALLAFDVRLKTVHYTITSDKINKPMRIALITDLHSCRYGAGQKTLIDAVNREKPDIVLLGGDIFDDEIPDENTKVFLTAIAKDYPCYYVTGNHEYWSMRSDEMLAWLDEHGIKDIGGKCVRVSQNSNEITLSGVNDPDQARYTGRGIGMRAELDKTRDARHADEFSILLAHRPSFVNIYLDYGFDLILTGHAHGGQWRIPGILNGTFAPDEGFFPKYAGGLYSFDHGTEMIVSRGLARESTRVPRIFNRPELVIIKISR
- a CDS encoding metal ABC transporter ATP-binding protein, coding for MKAISIKNLDFSYLDHKVLSGINLELEMGEFIAIVGANGSGKSTFIKNLLGELKPQKGTVEVLDKNIASYKSYKDIGYVPQMSVVSKVSFPITVREMVVLNLYEDFGFFKFPRKKHYQKVDEILEYLGLIEYKNKPVNELSGGLQQRTMIARAMLNNPKLLILDEPTAGVDEESRISFLKTIQTLNDDKGTSIVLVTHDLDELMKYAKLDATYEIKDTGLYKLEMNKEAKTC
- a CDS encoding ATP-binding protein: MEIKRDFYLDKLIRKMNNGFIKVITGIRRCGKSYLLNTIFYNYLIESGIDEEHIIKFAFDSGDDLLKIGEDLMDLDILSGERLVDPKKFLEYIKDKSKTKDKYYILLDEVQLLASFEQVLNGFLHQDNFDVYVTGSNSKFLSKDIITEFAGRGDEIHVMPLSFSEYMQTTSLDKEDAFAEYQVFGGLPALCSMNSDEDKMNYLKTQLDNVYLRDIVNRYDIRLDSELADLLNVLASGMSSLTNPSKIEATFSSSLKSKISANTIDKFIEYFEDSFILKKVYRYDVKGRKYIGTPYKIYFEDLGLRNARLNFRQIEPTHLMENIIYNELRHRGYMVDVGMVMTREKDKNDKDIKKQREVDFIANLGTKRYYIQSAYSLQSLDKAEQEKKSLLNIDDSFKKIIIIKDRVKAFLDDNGIVTINLFDFLLNKDSLDTII
- a CDS encoding ABC transporter permease, which encodes MLIIEIIILCALFFALCYLGTGTDEKNLRSYASYPDEVQRRIREVEEYKGKFHEANMVRTWLANLVVFLVLFIIFGFFMHTKDFMQNFINLLILGQALNVFDLLVIDLLWWRNASRIRLTKVPEKALYLSPKKHIQAFLRAIPMYIVVAAVDGYLLTLF
- a CDS encoding metal ABC transporter solute-binding protein, Zn/Mn family is translated as MTGGKPVVYTSFFPIYKLTKMVAADDVVVKSFMPTSATVHEWEPSAKDIKRLAKADLLIVNGANMERWVDKIKENLPKLKVLTLSDNVDLISYTGAAAIGDFQLMTRFDYKEKRNNMLFGHTHEDFLRIAFKRDDGTMSEDELIKEGRKIMNVEGDIVRQETQLDVEDGKVYRIKMRHESGELNYVLPEVGKWIVYTDRLPEDILSFEFVDMHDNPMKGEELLRGSSQKVDKVTYDPHSWLSINNAKTYLNTIAREITKLVPNKAAMIDMRRFNAVDTLTLMQTEFRDKFQELDKREFIVMHYAFAYIARDFKLTQYPLQGLTSMSEPSIRSMVRAIDYAKKGHIKTIFYEYGAPTAIAKVISEEIAGSDISPLASMEFIIPGQTIDEMSYIDLMKMNLTNLYEEMKKQNESN
- a CDS encoding ABC transporter ATP-binding protein — translated: MLSVFKKIWNFSNEEQVYIKKSIFANFFGSIFNALQFAAIYYAIFGIVNKDISFKTIGISCLFLLVSIAGVIISKNFSMLKQTHAGYFMAGHKRIELGEKIKKVPMGFFSSLSLGNLTTIATTNLDNIETWVPTLYIMVFGGMLNAIVFILSLFLFSYKVGIAAIVGSIVFLLIVALMQKKSSKNADKIHEIQVSLTKEVLSTLQGMQIIKSYNLRGSNNKKLDKSFDGASKYSFDLEKTIMPYSLLAKIIIAITICLMLFISIKLYFVENSQIVNTIMILIASFVIFDGLITSGSAMAMLRMVENAIDSYSYVNDMEDMKEGSITEPIKNHNIVFKNVSFSYDDRPILKNVSAEIKENTMTAIVGPSGSGKTTFCNLIARFWDVKSGEILIGGKNIKDYKIENLMNSISMVFQDVYLFEDTIENNIKFGKQDASHDEVVEAAKKARCHEFIEALPEGYNTIIGEGGASLSGGEKQRISIARAMLKDADIIIFDEATANIDPENEDKLKEAIESLTKNKTVIMIAHRLKTIRNADQILVLKDGEIVERGNHEELIKNDGLYSDLINAKAKAESWKLIN